In Streptomyces sp. NBC_00569, a single genomic region encodes these proteins:
- a CDS encoding metallophosphoesterase, which yields MVEGSMTQGAGQGPEVRTATLRDFRVPAYVHDVPANVQELGHDPAPPAPAVPPRAEPDPAFQEPSLSQPSPAEPAPQDPAFDQPDGYTPTQRDLPVINRGDTVQVQIDTEPAPRPTDGLGPLYVVGDVHGYLDELIAALYEQGLIDAEGSWSAGTARLWFLGDFTDRGPDGIGVIDLVMRLSAEAAAAGGYCKALMGNHELLLLGAKRFGDTPVNSGAGTATFQAAWLLNGGQKSDMDRLQDVHLQWMSRLDAIELEDDHLLMHSDTTAYLDYGDSIEAVNDTVRETLTRNDADECWDLFRKFTKRFAFRDESGPEAVRELLDAYGGARVVHGHSPIPYLLGEVGTEDAADGSEDSRPQIEGPHVYAGGLAIGMDGGVTMAGKLLVQQLPMDS from the coding sequence GTGGTGGAGGGGTCGATGACTCAGGGGGCCGGTCAGGGACCCGAGGTGCGCACGGCGACGCTGCGCGACTTCCGCGTTCCCGCGTACGTCCACGATGTACCGGCGAACGTCCAGGAGCTCGGCCACGACCCCGCTCCACCCGCCCCAGCCGTGCCCCCGCGGGCGGAGCCGGATCCCGCGTTCCAGGAGCCGTCGCTCTCACAGCCCTCCCCTGCGGAGCCGGCGCCTCAGGATCCCGCGTTCGACCAGCCCGACGGGTACACGCCCACCCAGCGCGACCTTCCGGTCATCAACCGCGGTGACACGGTCCAGGTGCAGATCGACACCGAGCCTGCGCCCCGTCCTACCGACGGCCTCGGCCCGCTGTACGTCGTCGGCGACGTGCACGGCTACCTCGACGAACTGATCGCGGCCCTGTACGAGCAGGGCCTCATCGACGCCGAGGGCAGCTGGTCGGCGGGCACCGCCCGGCTCTGGTTCCTCGGTGACTTCACCGACCGCGGGCCCGACGGCATCGGCGTCATCGACCTCGTGATGCGGCTGTCCGCGGAGGCCGCGGCCGCCGGCGGCTACTGCAAGGCCCTCATGGGCAACCACGAACTGCTCCTGCTCGGCGCCAAGCGCTTCGGCGACACCCCGGTCAACTCGGGCGCCGGAACCGCCACTTTCCAGGCGGCCTGGCTGCTCAACGGCGGCCAGAAGTCGGACATGGACCGTCTCCAGGACGTCCATCTGCAGTGGATGTCCCGGCTCGACGCCATCGAGCTGGAGGACGACCACCTCCTCATGCACTCCGACACGACCGCGTACCTCGACTACGGCGACTCGATCGAGGCAGTCAACGACACGGTCCGCGAGACCCTCACGCGTAACGACGCGGACGAGTGCTGGGACCTCTTCCGCAAATTCACCAAGCGCTTCGCGTTCCGTGACGAGTCCGGACCCGAAGCCGTGCGCGAGCTCCTCGACGCCTACGGCGGCGCGCGCGTCGTCCACGGCCACAGCCCCATCCCGTACCTCCTCGGCGAGGTCGGTACCGAGGACGCGGCGGACGGATCCGAGGACAGCCGCCCGCAGATCGAGGGCCCGCACGTGTACGCGGGAGGGCTCGCCATCGGGATGGACGGCGGGGTGACCATGGCCGGAAAGCTGCTGGTCCAGCAACTCCCCATGGATAGCTAG
- the hisC gene encoding histidinol-phosphate transaminase: MSETSPKLRAELEGIPTYKPGKAAAAGGPVAYKLSSNENPYPPLPGVMESAVAAAGSFNRYPDMACTGLMNELAERFAVPVTHLATGTGSVGVAQQLLQATSGPGDEVMYAWRSFEAYPIITQISGAKAVEVPLTSGEVHDLDAMADAITDRTRLIFVCNPNNPTGTVVRRAELERFLDRVPSDVLVVLDEAYREFIRDAEVPDGVQIYRDRPNVAVLRTFSKAYGLAGLRVGFAIAHEPVAAALRKTAVPFGVSQLAQDAAVASLRAEDELLGRVGSLVCERNRVVEALRAQGWTVPESHANFVWLRLGERTADFAAACEQAGVVVRPFAGEGMRATIAEAEANDVFLNTAAAFRKEL, translated from the coding sequence GTGAGCGAGACGAGCCCCAAGCTGCGTGCCGAGCTGGAGGGTATTCCCACCTACAAGCCGGGCAAGGCTGCCGCGGCAGGGGGGCCGGTGGCGTACAAGCTGTCCTCCAACGAGAACCCCTATCCGCCGCTTCCCGGCGTGATGGAGAGTGCCGTCGCGGCGGCCGGTTCCTTCAACCGTTACCCGGACATGGCCTGCACCGGGCTGATGAACGAGCTGGCGGAACGATTCGCGGTGCCGGTCACGCATCTGGCCACGGGCACCGGCTCGGTCGGGGTCGCACAGCAGCTGCTCCAGGCGACCAGTGGCCCCGGTGACGAGGTCATGTACGCCTGGCGCTCCTTCGAGGCGTACCCGATCATCACGCAGATCAGCGGCGCCAAGGCGGTGGAGGTGCCGCTGACGTCCGGCGAGGTCCACGACCTCGACGCGATGGCCGACGCGATCACCGACCGCACGCGCCTGATCTTCGTGTGCAACCCGAACAACCCGACCGGCACGGTGGTGCGCCGGGCCGAGCTCGAGCGGTTCCTCGACCGGGTCCCGAGCGACGTCCTGGTCGTGCTCGACGAGGCGTACCGCGAGTTCATCCGGGACGCCGAGGTGCCGGACGGCGTCCAGATCTACCGGGACCGTCCCAATGTCGCCGTGCTGCGGACGTTCTCCAAGGCGTACGGGCTCGCGGGCCTGCGGGTCGGCTTCGCCATCGCCCATGAGCCGGTGGCGGCCGCGCTGCGCAAGACGGCGGTGCCGTTCGGTGTGAGCCAGCTCGCGCAGGACGCGGCGGTCGCCTCGCTGCGGGCCGAGGACGAGCTGCTCGGCCGCGTCGGCTCGCTGGTGTGTGAGCGCAACCGTGTGGTCGAGGCGCTGCGGGCGCAGGGCTGGACGGTGCCGGAGTCGCACGCGAACTTCGTGTGGCTGCGGCTGGGGGAGCGCACGGCGGACTTCGCCGCGGCGTGCGAGCAGGCCGGCGTGGTCGTGCGGCCGTTCGCCGGCGAGGGCATGCGGGCCACGATCGCGGAGGCCGAGGCCAACGACGTCTTCCTGAACACGGCGGCGGCGTTCCGCAAGGAGCTGTAG
- a CDS encoding LacI family DNA-binding transcriptional regulator, which yields MTAAGKHQVSRAETTRRGTRQVRAGIRDVAAAAGVSITTVSDALNGKGRLPDATRRHVREVADRLGYRPSAAARTLRTGKSGLIGLTVTTYGDEPFTFTEFAYFAEMARAATSAALARGYALVILPATSRHDVWSNVALDGTVVIDPSDHDPVVTELVRQGLPVVSDGRPAGTLPVTAWVDNDHEAAVLGILDHLAAAGARRIGLLTGTTTDTYTHLSTSAYLHWCERIGQEPVYESYPAHDPCAGAVAADRLLARPDRPDAVYGLFDPNGTDLLAAARRYGLRVPEDLLLVCCSESTVYATTEPPITTLSLKPRRIGTAVVQLLIDAIEGVESDQTVEQVIPTELIVRTSSQRRPPRTTVSPPRSPGQG from the coding sequence ATGACAGCAGCAGGGAAGCACCAGGTGAGCAGGGCGGAGACCACCCGTCGGGGCACCCGGCAGGTGCGGGCGGGCATCAGAGACGTTGCCGCCGCCGCCGGGGTCTCCATCACGACTGTCTCCGATGCGCTCAACGGTAAGGGCCGGCTCCCGGACGCCACCCGACGCCATGTCCGCGAGGTCGCCGACCGGTTGGGCTATCGCCCCTCCGCGGCGGCCCGAACGCTCCGTACCGGAAAGTCGGGCCTCATCGGCCTGACCGTCACGACCTACGGGGATGAACCTTTCACCTTCACCGAATTCGCGTACTTCGCGGAAATGGCGAGAGCGGCCACCTCGGCGGCGCTCGCCCGCGGGTACGCCTTAGTCATCCTGCCCGCCACCTCACGCCACGACGTGTGGTCGAACGTCGCTCTCGACGGCACCGTCGTCATCGACCCGTCCGACCACGACCCGGTGGTCACCGAGCTGGTCCGCCAGGGCCTGCCCGTCGTCTCCGACGGGCGACCCGCCGGCACGCTCCCCGTCACCGCCTGGGTGGACAACGACCACGAGGCCGCCGTGCTCGGCATCCTCGACCACCTCGCCGCCGCGGGGGCCCGCCGCATCGGACTGCTCACCGGCACGACCACGGACACGTACACCCATCTGTCCACCTCCGCGTACCTGCACTGGTGCGAGCGGATCGGACAGGAACCCGTGTACGAGTCCTATCCCGCGCACGATCCGTGCGCGGGGGCCGTCGCCGCCGACCGGCTCCTGGCCCGCCCCGACCGGCCCGACGCCGTGTACGGACTCTTCGACCCCAACGGCACGGACCTGCTCGCCGCCGCCCGCCGGTACGGCCTGCGCGTCCCCGAGGACCTGCTGCTCGTCTGCTGCAGCGAATCGACCGTCTACGCCACCACGGAACCGCCCATCACGACCCTCTCGCTCAAGCCGCGGCGGATCGGCACCGCGGTCGTCCAGCTGCTGATCGACGCCATCGAAGGGGTTGAATCGGACCAGACGGTCGAGCAGGTGATACCGACGGAACTCATCGTCCGGACCTCCTCCCAGCGCCGTCCGCCCCGCACGACGGTCAGCCCGCCCCGCTCCCCGGGGCAGGGCTGA
- a CDS encoding cytochrome ubiquinol oxidase subunit I: MALAPETLARWQFGITTVYHFLFVPLTISLAALTAILETAWVRTGKEHYLRATKFWGKLFLINIAMGVVTGIVQEFQFGMNWSDYSRFVGDIFGAPLAFEALIAFFFESTFIGLWIFGWDKLPKKLHCATIWLVSIGTILSAYFIMAANSFMQHPVGYRIVERDGTKRAELTDFAAVLFQETVLVNFWHVISASILVGGAFMTGIAIFHLRKKQHIRTMRMSLRLGLVTAMVGTLLTVVSADTLGKVMYEQQPMKMSAAEALWDTEKPAPFSIFAYGDVSKGHNTVAIEVPGVLSFLAKNDFNAEIPGINDINKAEQEKFGPGDYRPNIPTAYWSYRWMIGFGGVSMALCTAGLWLTRRRFWLAPEHRTGEDETPKLMLTKNKELTPKLGIWWWRLSQWTLIFPIIGISWGWIFTETGRQPWVVYGVLRTRDAVSPGVSQGEVLTSLIVFALVYAALAVIEVKLMVKYIKQGPPELTEADLNPPTKIGGPGSGADSGDASDADRPMAFSY; the protein is encoded by the coding sequence ATGGCTCTGGCGCCGGAAACTCTGGCGCGATGGCAGTTCGGCATCACGACCGTCTATCACTTCCTCTTCGTCCCCCTGACCATCTCGCTCGCCGCCCTGACGGCGATCCTCGAGACGGCCTGGGTGCGGACGGGCAAGGAGCACTACCTCCGGGCGACCAAGTTCTGGGGAAAGCTCTTCCTGATCAACATCGCCATGGGTGTCGTGACCGGCATCGTGCAGGAGTTCCAGTTCGGCATGAACTGGTCGGACTACTCGCGCTTCGTCGGCGACATCTTCGGCGCTCCGCTCGCCTTCGAGGCGCTGATCGCCTTCTTCTTCGAGTCGACCTTCATCGGTCTGTGGATCTTCGGCTGGGACAAGCTCCCGAAGAAGCTGCACTGCGCCACGATCTGGCTGGTGTCCATCGGCACGATCCTGTCGGCGTACTTCATCATGGCCGCCAACTCGTTCATGCAGCATCCGGTCGGCTACCGGATCGTGGAGCGGGACGGCACCAAGCGCGCCGAGCTGACCGACTTCGCCGCCGTGCTCTTCCAGGAGACGGTGCTCGTCAACTTCTGGCATGTGATCAGCGCGTCCATCCTGGTCGGCGGCGCGTTCATGACCGGCATAGCGATCTTCCACCTGCGCAAGAAGCAGCACATCCGCACCATGCGGATGTCGCTGCGCCTCGGCCTGGTGACGGCCATGGTCGGCACGCTCCTCACCGTCGTCAGCGCGGACACGCTCGGCAAGGTGATGTACGAGCAGCAGCCGATGAAGATGTCGGCCGCGGAAGCGCTGTGGGACACGGAGAAGCCGGCGCCGTTCTCGATCTTCGCGTACGGCGATGTCTCCAAGGGCCACAACACGGTCGCCATCGAGGTCCCCGGCGTGCTGTCCTTCCTCGCCAAGAACGACTTCAACGCCGAGATCCCCGGGATCAACGACATCAACAAGGCGGAGCAGGAGAAGTTCGGGCCCGGTGACTACCGCCCCAACATCCCCACCGCCTACTGGTCGTACCGCTGGATGATCGGCTTCGGCGGGGTCTCGATGGCCCTGTGCACGGCGGGACTGTGGCTGACCCGCCGCAGGTTCTGGCTGGCGCCGGAGCACCGCACCGGCGAGGACGAGACGCCGAAGCTGATGCTCACCAAGAACAAGGAGCTGACGCCGAAGCTGGGCATCTGGTGGTGGCGCCTGTCCCAGTGGACGCTGATCTTCCCGATCATCGGTATCTCCTGGGGCTGGATCTTCACCGAGACCGGGCGCCAGCCGTGGGTGGTCTACGGCGTGCTCAGGACCAGGGACGCGGTCTCCCCCGGCGTCTCGCAAGGCGAGGTGCTCACCTCTCTGATCGTGTTCGCGCTGGTCTACGCCGCGCTCGCCGTCATCGAGGTGAAGCTGATGGTCAAGTACATCAAGCAGGGGCCGCCCGAGCTCACCGAGGCCGACCTCAACCCGCCCACCAAGATCGGCGGCCCCGGATCCGGAGCGGATTCCGGCGACGCTTCCGATGCCGACCGGCCCATGGCCTTCTCGTACTGA